A window of the Sphingomonas piscis genome harbors these coding sequences:
- a CDS encoding pyruvate dehydrogenase complex E1 component subunit beta: MATQLMMPALSPTMEEGTLAKWLVKEGDEVKSGDILAEIETDKATMEFEAVDEGTIAKILVAEGTDGVKVGTPIAVLAGEGEDASAAASAEAPAATTPSDQKTEASPVETEQPQKADSGTAQLAAAPKAPTGPEVPEGTKMATLTVREALRDAMAEEMRKDERVFVMGEEVAEYQGAYKVTQGLLEEFGAKRVIDTPITEYGFAGVGTGAAMGGLKPIIEFMTFNFAMQAIDHIINSAAKTNYMSGGQMRCPIVFRGPNGAASRVAAQHSQNYGPWYASVPGLVVIAPYTASDAKGLLKAAIRSEDPVVFLENELLYGVSMDVPELNDFVLPIGKARIARPGKDVTIVTYSIGVGVSLEAAEKLVAEGIDAEVIDLRTLRPLDKATVLESLKRTNRLVTVEEGWPTCSISSEIMAICMEEGFDDLDAPVMRVANEDVPLPYAANLEKLALIKADDVVKAAKAVCYR; encoded by the coding sequence ATGGCGACGCAGCTGATGATGCCGGCCCTCTCGCCGACCATGGAAGAGGGCACACTAGCCAAATGGCTGGTGAAGGAAGGCGATGAGGTGAAGTCCGGCGACATCCTTGCCGAGATCGAGACCGACAAGGCGACGATGGAGTTCGAAGCCGTCGATGAGGGCACGATCGCCAAGATCCTGGTCGCCGAAGGCACCGATGGGGTGAAGGTCGGGACTCCGATCGCCGTGCTGGCCGGTGAGGGGGAGGACGCCAGTGCTGCGGCCTCGGCCGAAGCGCCGGCGGCAACCACGCCGTCAGATCAGAAGACGGAAGCTTCTCCGGTCGAAACCGAGCAGCCGCAGAAGGCCGACAGCGGCACGGCGCAGCTTGCCGCCGCACCCAAGGCGCCTACAGGACCCGAAGTGCCCGAAGGCACCAAGATGGCGACGCTGACGGTCCGCGAGGCGCTTCGCGACGCGATGGCCGAGGAGATGCGCAAGGACGAGCGCGTTTTCGTGATGGGCGAGGAAGTCGCGGAATATCAGGGTGCCTACAAAGTCACCCAGGGCCTGCTCGAGGAATTCGGGGCCAAGCGCGTGATCGACACGCCTATTACCGAATACGGCTTTGCCGGCGTCGGCACCGGCGCGGCGATGGGTGGGTTGAAGCCGATCATCGAATTCATGACCTTCAACTTCGCCATGCAGGCGATCGACCACATCATCAATTCGGCCGCCAAAACCAATTACATGTCCGGCGGCCAGATGCGCTGCCCGATCGTGTTTCGCGGTCCCAACGGGGCCGCCAGCCGCGTCGCTGCCCAGCATAGCCAGAATTACGGGCCCTGGTACGCCAGCGTTCCCGGCCTGGTGGTGATTGCGCCTTACACGGCGTCGGACGCGAAGGGCCTGCTCAAGGCGGCGATCCGCAGTGAAGACCCGGTGGTTTTCCTTGAGAACGAGCTGCTCTACGGCGTCTCGATGGATGTGCCCGAGCTGAACGATTTCGTGCTGCCGATCGGCAAGGCGCGGATTGCGCGGCCGGGCAAGGACGTCACCATCGTCACTTACTCGATCGGCGTCGGAGTCTCCCTGGAAGCCGCGGAGAAGCTGGTGGCGGAGGGCATCGACGCGGAGGTGATCGATCTTCGCACGCTTCGCCCGCTCGATAAGGCGACGGTTCTGGAGAGCCTCAAGCGCACCAACCGGCTCGTCACTGTCGAAGAAGGCTGGCCGACCTGCTCCATTTCGTCCGAGATCATGGCGATCTGCATGGAAGAGGGCTTCGACGACCTCGACGCGCCGGTGATGCGGGTAGCGAACGAGGATGTGCCGCTCCCCTATGCCGCCAATCTCGAAAAGCTGGCGCTGATCAAGGCGGATGATGTCGTGAAGGCCGCGAAAGCCGTCTGTTATCGATGA
- the pdhA gene encoding pyruvate dehydrogenase (acetyl-transferring) E1 component subunit alpha, with amino-acid sequence MARSAKSTPLQAAAPASALPNRERPPEPKRFEPSKEQLLDFYKQMLLIRRFEERAGQLYGLGLIGGFCHLYIGQEAVAVGLQSAMTVGKDSVITGYRDHGHMLAYGIDPKVIMAELTGRQAGISKGKGGSMHMFSVEHGFYGGHGIVGAQVSLGTGLAFKHQYSADGGVCLSYFGDGAANQGQVYESFNMAELWKLPLIYAIENNGYAMGTSVQRSASEDQFYRRGESFRIPGIQVDGMDVLAVRGAAETALEWTRSGKGPIILELKTYRYRGHSMSDPAKYRTREEVQDYRENHDPIDRAAKDLAALGVAEDELKAIDKEIKDIVVQAAKFAEDAPEPEAAELFTDVLVESY; translated from the coding sequence TTGGCGAGGTCCGCAAAATCCACTCCGCTGCAAGCTGCAGCACCCGCTTCCGCGCTTCCCAACCGGGAGCGCCCGCCAGAACCGAAGCGCTTCGAGCCGAGCAAGGAACAGCTCCTCGACTTCTACAAGCAGATGCTGCTCATTCGCCGCTTCGAAGAGCGTGCGGGCCAGCTCTATGGTCTCGGGCTGATCGGCGGCTTCTGCCACCTCTACATCGGCCAGGAGGCGGTGGCGGTGGGCCTCCAGTCCGCCATGACCGTCGGCAAGGACAGCGTGATCACCGGCTATCGCGACCACGGCCACATGCTGGCCTATGGCATCGACCCCAAGGTGATCATGGCCGAGCTGACGGGCCGTCAGGCAGGCATTTCCAAAGGCAAGGGCGGCTCGATGCACATGTTCAGCGTCGAGCATGGCTTCTACGGCGGCCACGGCATCGTCGGCGCGCAGGTGAGCCTGGGCACCGGTCTCGCATTCAAGCATCAGTATAGCGCCGACGGCGGCGTCTGTCTGTCCTACTTCGGGGATGGCGCGGCGAACCAGGGCCAGGTGTACGAAAGCTTCAACATGGCCGAGCTTTGGAAGCTGCCGCTCATCTACGCGATCGAGAATAACGGCTACGCGATGGGCACCTCCGTCCAGCGCTCGGCGTCCGAGGACCAGTTCTACCGCCGCGGCGAGAGCTTCCGCATCCCGGGCATCCAGGTCGATGGCATGGACGTGCTGGCTGTGCGCGGCGCGGCTGAGACGGCGCTGGAATGGACCCGCAGCGGCAAGGGGCCGATCATCCTTGAGCTGAAGACCTATCGCTACCGCGGCCATTCCATGTCCGATCCGGCCAAGTATCGGACGCGCGAGGAAGTGCAGGATTATCGCGAGAACCACGATCCCATCGACCGGGCCGCCAAGGACTTGGCCGCGTTGGGTGTCGCGGAGGACGAGCTCAAGGCAATCGACAAGGAAATCAAGGACATCGTGGTTCAAGCTGCCAAGTTCGCTGAAGATGCGCCGGAGCCGGAAGCGGCCGAGCTGTTCACCGACGTATTGGTGGAGAGCTACTGA
- a CDS encoding FtsB family cell division protein, protein MGAKRNSIGMIRRAALPALAFVVVGTFAGHAVAGDNGLLAWGGYHRDLNARKVELAKLEAERDQLRHRSALLDPRKADPDLADEMVRDRLGLVRNDEVIIPLD, encoded by the coding sequence ATGGGGGCCAAGCGCAACAGCATCGGAATGATCCGCAGGGCGGCACTGCCGGCGCTGGCGTTCGTGGTCGTCGGCACCTTTGCCGGCCATGCGGTCGCCGGCGATAATGGCTTGCTCGCCTGGGGCGGCTACCATCGCGACCTCAACGCACGAAAGGTCGAGCTTGCGAAGCTGGAGGCCGAGCGCGACCAGCTCCGCCACCGTTCGGCCTTGCTCGATCCGCGCAAGGCCGATCCCGATCTCGCCGACGAGATGGTTCGCGACCGGCTTGGCCTCGTGCGCAACGACGAAGTGATCATTCCGCTCGATTGA
- the eno gene encoding phosphopyruvate hydratase — translation MTAIIDVHARAILDSRGNPTVEVDVTLEDGSLGRAAVPSGASTGAHEAVERRDGDKSRWLGKGVDGAVQAVNGEIADIIVGREAEDQGEIDAALIELDGSENKGRLGANAILGVSLATAKAAAEAVGLPLYRYVGGVSAGVLPVPMMNILNGGAHADNPIDFQEFMVMPVGAPSFSEALRCGVEIFHSLKSGLSKAGLATAVGDEGGFAPNIASAREALDFIVTSVEQAGYAMGKDVLIALDCASTEFFKDGAYSLEGEGRTLSPVEMADYLTQLATDYPIASIEDGMGEDDMEGWTALTERLGNRVQLVGDDLFVTNSKRLQQGISDGIANSILVKVNQIGTLTETIDAVRLAQTSGYTAVMSHRSGETEDSTIADLAVALSCGQIKTGSLARSDRTAKYNQLLRIEEELGEQARYPGAAALKSYRRR, via the coding sequence ATGACCGCGATCATCGACGTGCACGCCCGCGCCATTCTGGACAGCCGCGGCAATCCGACCGTCGAGGTCGATGTGACGCTGGAGGACGGAAGCCTCGGGCGGGCAGCGGTGCCATCGGGTGCGTCGACTGGTGCCCATGAAGCGGTGGAGCGGCGCGATGGCGACAAGTCGCGCTGGCTCGGCAAGGGTGTCGACGGTGCGGTGCAGGCGGTGAATGGCGAGATCGCCGACATCATCGTCGGCCGTGAGGCAGAGGATCAGGGTGAAATCGACGCGGCGCTGATTGAGCTGGACGGAAGCGAGAACAAGGGCCGGCTCGGCGCCAACGCAATCCTTGGCGTGAGCCTTGCAACCGCCAAGGCGGCAGCGGAGGCGGTCGGCTTGCCGCTGTACCGCTATGTCGGGGGCGTGAGCGCGGGCGTGCTGCCGGTGCCGATGATGAACATCCTGAACGGCGGCGCTCATGCCGACAATCCGATCGACTTCCAGGAATTCATGGTCATGCCGGTGGGCGCGCCGAGCTTTTCGGAAGCGCTTCGGTGCGGCGTTGAGATCTTCCATTCGCTGAAGAGCGGCCTGTCCAAGGCCGGCCTGGCGACGGCAGTAGGCGATGAGGGCGGCTTTGCGCCGAACATCGCCTCGGCGCGCGAGGCCCTCGACTTCATCGTCACGTCGGTCGAGCAGGCCGGCTATGCGATGGGCAAGGACGTATTGATTGCGCTCGACTGCGCGTCGACCGAGTTCTTCAAGGACGGTGCCTACAGCCTCGAAGGCGAGGGGCGGACGCTCTCACCGGTCGAGATGGCCGATTACCTGACCCAGCTCGCTACCGACTATCCGATCGCCTCGATTGAGGACGGCATGGGCGAGGACGATATGGAGGGTTGGACGGCGCTGACCGAGCGCCTCGGCAACAGGGTGCAGTTGGTGGGCGACGATCTGTTCGTCACCAATTCCAAGCGGCTTCAGCAGGGGATTTCGGACGGGATCGCCAACTCCATCCTCGTCAAGGTCAACCAGATCGGAACGCTGACAGAGACGATCGATGCGGTGCGCTTGGCGCAGACCAGCGGCTACACGGCCGTCATGTCGCACCGGTCGGGCGAGACGGAGGATTCGACCATCGCCGATCTGGCCGTTGCGCTGAGCTGCGGTCAGATCAAGACGGGAAGCCTGGCGCGATCGGACCGGACGGCGAAGTACAACCAGCTGCTGCGCATCGAGGAAGAGCTTGGCGAGCAGGCGCGTTATCCGGGTGCTGCGGCGCTCAAGAGCTACCGTCGCCGCTAA
- a CDS encoding phage holin family protein, whose translation MLKPIDPAMHPTGPNEERPVGELVHRLVEDGKAYARAEVNLAKAIATAKGKALALPVGLFATAFVLVLAGVTALAVGVVIALAKFVGPLAAGLISLLIFAGIAGLLSYIAITKLRSGA comes from the coding sequence ATGCTGAAGCCCATCGATCCCGCCATGCACCCCACCGGTCCTAATGAGGAACGTCCGGTGGGTGAGCTTGTCCACCGGTTGGTGGAGGACGGCAAGGCTTATGCCCGTGCCGAGGTGAACCTCGCGAAGGCGATTGCGACGGCCAAGGGCAAGGCATTGGCATTGCCCGTCGGCCTGTTCGCAACGGCCTTCGTGCTGGTTCTCGCGGGCGTGACGGCGCTTGCGGTCGGTGTGGTCATTGCCTTGGCCAAGTTCGTCGGACCGCTGGCTGCCGGCCTGATCAGCCTTCTGATCTTCGCCGGCATCGCAGGGCTCCTGAGTTACATCGCCATCACGAAGCTGCGGAGCGGCGCATGA
- a CDS encoding DUF3618 domain-containing protein yields the protein MTKDTPEVAAARIEAERSRARMMSSAHALQERISPRVLARDAWEGAKLKSADLVEDGVDAVKRNPGTAGGIAAAAMLFLLRHPLMDLAGKAGDGIKTKSAARKSRKKNSEQTESADHD from the coding sequence ATGACCAAGGACACTCCCGAAGTCGCCGCCGCCCGGATCGAGGCGGAACGGTCCCGAGCCCGAATGATGTCGAGCGCTCATGCGTTGCAGGAGCGGATCAGCCCTCGCGTCCTCGCCCGAGACGCATGGGAAGGTGCAAAGCTCAAAAGCGCCGACCTGGTCGAGGACGGCGTGGACGCGGTGAAGCGCAACCCCGGCACCGCTGGCGGGATCGCTGCGGCGGCAATGCTGTTCCTGCTCCGGCACCCGTTGATGGACCTCGCCGGCAAGGCTGGGGATGGAATTAAGACCAAGTCCGCGGCCCGCAAGAGCCGCAAGAAGAATTCCGAACAAACGGAGAGTGCAGACCATGACTGA
- a CDS encoding DUF4170 domain-containing protein, which produces MSKLHLVFGGRVKDPRGLEFADLNSIDLVGLFDNYADAEDAWRGKAQATVDDAEMKYVVVHLHRLLEPDSEPAGTPSAAEQRSNA; this is translated from the coding sequence ATGAGCAAGCTTCACCTCGTCTTCGGCGGCCGAGTCAAGGATCCCCGCGGCCTGGAATTCGCCGACCTGAACTCCATCGATCTCGTCGGTCTCTTCGACAATTATGCTGACGCCGAGGACGCCTGGCGCGGCAAGGCGCAGGCCACCGTTGATGATGCCGAGATGAAATATGTGGTGGTCCACCTCCACCGACTGCTTGAGCCGGACAGTGAACCGGCGGGTACGCCATCCGCTGCGGAGCAACGCTCGAACGCCTGA
- a CDS encoding rhomboid family intramembrane serine protease has product MTALMWLLVTAAGLDQVAAGIMGFIPARLLGAVQIPGAVPAFLTPLTATLVHGGIFHLAFNLLMLLWCGTAVERVLGKGGLITLYLVGAFISAGAQFLADPGGVVPMIGASGAISAVIGAFSLSFGRPKQITKSVRLNMWLNALWLLAAWVLLQLAMGVIAGGQGYMLATPAHIGGFLAGLLLQRPLLLWRYRKA; this is encoded by the coding sequence GTGACCGCGCTGATGTGGTTGCTGGTGACCGCTGCCGGGCTGGACCAGGTGGCGGCGGGAATCATGGGCTTCATTCCGGCGCGGCTCCTCGGGGCCGTCCAGATCCCCGGCGCCGTGCCCGCTTTTCTGACGCCGCTCACCGCGACGCTTGTGCATGGCGGAATCTTCCACCTAGCCTTCAACCTGCTGATGCTGCTGTGGTGCGGCACGGCGGTGGAGCGTGTGCTTGGCAAGGGCGGGCTGATCACCCTCTATCTGGTCGGGGCATTCATTTCCGCCGGTGCGCAATTCCTTGCGGATCCGGGTGGGGTGGTGCCGATGATCGGCGCCAGCGGCGCAATCTCGGCCGTGATCGGCGCCTTCTCCCTGAGTTTCGGCCGGCCGAAGCAAATTACCAAGTCGGTACGGCTGAACATGTGGCTCAATGCATTGTGGCTGCTTGCCGCCTGGGTCCTGCTGCAACTGGCGATGGGCGTGATCGCGGGCGGGCAGGGCTATATGCTGGCGACGCCCGCGCATATCGGTGGGTTCTTGGCGGGGCTGCTGCTTCAGCGGCCGCTCTTGCTGTGGCGGTATCGGAAGGCCTGA
- the greA gene encoding transcription elongation factor GreA has product MASDKVPMLAEGHRTMSDELRRLKLEERPAVVEAIEEARAHGDLSENAEYHAAKERQGQIEATIADLEDRLARALVIDPTTLSGDKVVFGATVTMLDEDDKEVRYQLVGQTEADAKVGRISYNSPLGRALIGRQVGDEVEVTTPAGDRYYEIKKIEFI; this is encoded by the coding sequence ATGGCTTCCGACAAGGTGCCGATGCTGGCCGAGGGCCACCGCACGATGAGCGACGAACTGCGTCGCCTGAAGCTCGAAGAGCGTCCGGCCGTCGTCGAGGCGATCGAGGAAGCGCGCGCCCATGGCGACCTGTCGGAAAATGCCGAATATCATGCCGCGAAGGAGCGCCAGGGCCAGATCGAGGCGACCATCGCCGATCTGGAAGACCGCCTGGCGCGGGCGCTGGTTATCGATCCCACGACCCTGTCGGGCGACAAGGTCGTATTCGGCGCCACGGTCACCATGCTGGATGAAGACGACAAGGAAGTCCGTTACCAGCTCGTCGGACAAACCGAGGCGGACGCCAAGGTCGGGCGAATCAGCTACAATTCGCCGCTCGGCCGTGCGCTCATCGGGCGTCAGGTCGGTGACGAGGTCGAAGTGACGACGCCGGCCGGCGACCGTTACTATGAGATCAAGAAGATCGAGTTCATCTGA
- the carB gene encoding carbamoyl-phosphate synthase large subunit, whose translation MPRRTDISSILIIGAGPIVIGQAAEFDYSGSQAVKALKDEGYRVIVVNSNPATIMTDPELADATYIEPVTPEIVAKILEKERPDAVLPTMGGQTGLNTALALYKDGTLDRLGIELIGANAAAIEKAEDRQKFRDAMDKIGLESPRSAIVHSMEEAQAALGTVGLPAVIRPSFTLGGTGGGIAYNREEYDHYVRTGLEASPTTEVLIDESLVGWKEYEMEVVRDRADNAIIICSIENVDPMGVHTGDSITVAPALTLTDKEYQRMRSASIAVLREIGVETGGSNVQFAVDPKTGRMVVIEMNPRVSRSSALASKATGFPIAKVAARLAVGYTLDEIKNDITGGATPASFEPTIDYVVTKIPRFTFEKFKGSEPLLSTAMKSVGEVMAIGRSFPESLQKALRGLETGLKGLDRIEALIDADTQAIETALARQTPDRLLVAAEALRQGISVERINQIAGFDPWFLQRLAEIVEAERQVRAKGLPQDARGMRRLKAMGFSDARLAELAVYSVHSAREPESGVVHDAMKAMSGGTTEAEVRKHRQKLGVNPVYKRIDSCAAEFDATTPYLYSTYEAPLFGEPVDEAEVSDRRKVVILGGGPNRIGQGIEFDYCCCHAAFALGRDGVGLETVMVNCNPETVSTDPDTSDRLYFEPLTAEDVLEIVRREAASGELLGVIVQLGGQTPLKLAQELQNAGVPILGTSPDSIDLAEDRERFADLVQRLKLKQPANGLARSRDEAIAVAERIGYPVLLRPSYVLGGRGMEVVDGPAQLDAYIATAVQVSGSSPVLIDRYLRDAIEVDVDAICDGTEAVVAGVLQHIEEAGVHSGDSACSLPPSSLSPEIVAEIERQAQELALALNVKGLMNVQFAVKDGEVYLIEVNPRASRTVPFVAKAIGTPVAKIAARVMAGEKLVDLPAIPRTVKHVAVKESVFPFARFPGTDPQLGPEMKSTGEVMGIDKDFHTAFGKALIGSGTILPDSGTAFVSVKDADKDNILPAARKLVELGFKLIATDGTAAHLESQGIPVERVNKVAQGRPHIVDRLLDGEVGLVFNTTEGWQSLKDSHSIRVTALLRKVPYFTTAAASVAAAHAIEALRGRALEVGSLQAYYSASAN comes from the coding sequence CATCGTCATCGGACAGGCGGCGGAGTTCGATTATTCGGGGTCGCAGGCGGTCAAGGCGCTGAAGGACGAAGGGTACCGGGTCATCGTCGTCAATTCCAACCCGGCGACGATCATGACCGATCCGGAGCTTGCGGACGCGACCTATATCGAGCCGGTGACTCCGGAGATTGTCGCCAAGATCCTGGAGAAGGAACGTCCCGATGCCGTGCTCCCGACCATGGGCGGGCAGACGGGGCTGAACACGGCGCTGGCGCTCTACAAGGACGGAACCCTCGACCGGCTGGGCATCGAGCTGATCGGCGCCAATGCCGCGGCGATCGAGAAGGCCGAGGACCGGCAGAAATTCCGCGATGCGATGGACAAGATCGGGCTGGAAAGCCCGCGCTCGGCCATCGTCCATTCGATGGAGGAGGCGCAGGCGGCGCTCGGCACGGTCGGTCTCCCGGCGGTCATACGGCCGAGCTTCACGCTAGGCGGGACGGGCGGCGGCATTGCCTACAACCGCGAGGAATATGACCATTATGTCCGCACCGGTCTTGAGGCGTCGCCAACCACCGAGGTGCTGATCGACGAAAGCCTGGTCGGGTGGAAGGAGTATGAGATGGAGGTGGTCCGCGACCGGGCGGACAATGCCATCATCATCTGCTCGATCGAGAATGTGGACCCAATGGGGGTGCATACGGGGGATTCGATCACCGTCGCCCCGGCGTTGACGCTGACCGACAAGGAATATCAGCGGATGCGCTCGGCGAGCATCGCCGTGCTTCGGGAAATCGGTGTCGAAACAGGCGGTTCCAACGTCCAGTTCGCAGTCGATCCCAAGACCGGGCGCATGGTCGTGATCGAGATGAACCCGCGCGTATCGCGATCCTCGGCGCTGGCATCCAAGGCGACGGGCTTTCCCATCGCCAAGGTCGCGGCGCGGCTGGCGGTCGGCTACACGCTGGACGAGATCAAGAACGACATCACCGGCGGCGCGACGCCGGCGAGTTTCGAGCCGACCATCGATTATGTGGTCACTAAGATCCCGCGCTTCACCTTCGAGAAGTTCAAGGGGTCGGAGCCGCTCTTGTCGACCGCGATGAAGTCGGTCGGCGAAGTGATGGCGATCGGGCGGAGCTTCCCAGAGAGCCTGCAGAAGGCGCTGCGGGGGCTGGAGACGGGGCTGAAGGGCCTCGACCGGATCGAGGCGCTGATCGACGCCGACACCCAGGCGATCGAGACGGCGCTGGCGCGGCAAACTCCGGACCGGCTCCTGGTCGCGGCGGAGGCGTTGCGGCAGGGGATCAGCGTCGAGCGGATCAACCAGATTGCGGGCTTCGATCCGTGGTTTCTCCAGCGTCTGGCGGAGATCGTCGAGGCGGAGCGTCAGGTGCGCGCGAAGGGCTTGCCGCAGGATGCCCGGGGCATGCGGCGCCTGAAGGCGATGGGCTTTTCGGATGCGCGCCTGGCCGAGTTGGCGGTGTACAGCGTCCATTCGGCACGGGAGCCGGAATCGGGCGTTGTTCACGATGCAATGAAGGCGATGAGCGGCGGCACGACTGAGGCGGAGGTCCGCAAGCATCGGCAGAAGCTGGGCGTGAACCCCGTGTACAAGCGGATCGACAGCTGTGCGGCGGAGTTCGATGCGACGACGCCTTACCTTTATTCCACCTATGAGGCGCCTTTGTTCGGCGAGCCGGTGGACGAGGCGGAGGTGAGCGACCGGCGCAAGGTCGTAATCCTGGGCGGCGGCCCGAACCGGATCGGGCAGGGCATCGAGTTCGATTATTGCTGCTGCCACGCCGCCTTTGCGCTGGGACGTGACGGTGTGGGTCTCGAGACCGTGATGGTGAACTGCAACCCGGAGACGGTATCGACCGACCCGGACACGTCGGACCGGCTCTATTTCGAACCGCTGACGGCCGAGGACGTGTTGGAAATCGTCCGGCGCGAGGCTGCGTCGGGTGAGTTGCTTGGCGTCATCGTCCAGCTGGGCGGACAGACTCCGCTGAAGCTGGCGCAAGAGCTGCAGAATGCGGGCGTGCCGATCCTTGGCACGTCGCCTGACAGCATCGATCTCGCTGAGGACCGGGAGCGGTTCGCAGACCTGGTCCAGCGGCTGAAGCTGAAGCAGCCGGCGAACGGGCTGGCGCGCAGCCGGGACGAGGCGATCGCGGTGGCGGAGCGGATCGGATATCCGGTGCTGCTGCGGCCGTCCTACGTGCTTGGCGGGCGCGGGATGGAAGTGGTCGACGGGCCGGCGCAGCTCGACGCTTATATCGCAACCGCTGTGCAGGTGTCGGGATCGAGCCCGGTGTTGATCGACCGTTATCTGCGGGACGCCATCGAGGTGGACGTGGATGCGATCTGCGATGGGACCGAGGCGGTGGTCGCAGGCGTGCTTCAGCATATCGAGGAAGCGGGAGTTCACTCGGGCGACAGTGCCTGTTCGCTGCCGCCGTCGAGCCTTTCACCGGAGATCGTCGCCGAGATCGAGCGGCAGGCGCAGGAGTTGGCGCTGGCGCTGAATGTCAAGGGGCTGATGAACGTCCAGTTCGCGGTCAAGGACGGCGAGGTCTACCTGATCGAGGTCAATCCGCGCGCGAGCCGGACGGTGCCGTTCGTCGCCAAGGCGATCGGAACGCCGGTTGCGAAGATCGCCGCGCGGGTGATGGCGGGCGAAAAATTGGTCGACCTGCCTGCGATCCCGCGCACGGTGAAGCATGTGGCGGTGAAGGAATCCGTCTTCCCCTTTGCGCGCTTCCCCGGAACGGATCCACAGCTCGGGCCGGAAATGAAGAGCACGGGCGAAGTGATGGGAATCGATAAGGATTTCCATACGGCGTTCGGCAAGGCGCTGATCGGGTCGGGGACCATCCTGCCGGACAGCGGCACCGCCTTCGTGTCGGTCAAGGACGCGGACAAGGACAATATCTTGCCGGCGGCGCGCAAGCTGGTGGAGCTTGGGTTCAAGCTGATCGCCACCGACGGCACTGCCGCGCATCTTGAGAGCCAGGGCATTCCGGTGGAGCGGGTCAACAAGGTCGCGCAGGGGCGGCCGCATATCGTCGACCGGCTGCTCGACGGCGAAGTCGGGCTGGTGTTCAACACGACGGAAGGCTGGCAGTCGCTGAAGGACAGCCACTCGATCCGCGTGACGGCGCTGCTGCGCAAGGTTCCGTACTTCACCACGGCGGCTGCGAGTGTTGCGGCGGCGCATGCGATCGAGGCCCTTCGGGGCCGTGCGCTTGAAGTCGGCTCGTTGCAGGCTTATTATTCCGCCTCCGCGAACTAA